Proteins encoded together in one Mastomys coucha isolate ucsf_1 unplaced genomic scaffold, UCSF_Mcou_1 pScaffold16, whole genome shotgun sequence window:
- the LOC116093096 gene encoding high affinity nerve growth factor receptor, translated as MCQGPPSVPRVPTDTNSTSRDPVEKKDETPFGVSVAVGLAVSAALFLSALLLVLNKCGQRSKFGINRPAVLAPEDGLAMSLHFMTLGGSSLSPTEGKGSGLQGHIMENPQYFSDTCVHHIKRQDIILKWELGEGAFGKVFLAECYNLLNDQDKMLVAVKALKEASENARQDFQREAELLTMLQHQHIVRFFGVCTEGGPLLMVFEYMRHGDLNRFLRSHGPDAKLLAGGEDVAPGPLGLGQLLAVASQVAAGMVYLAGLHFVHRDLATRNCLVGQGLVVKIGDFGMSRDIYSTDYYRVGGRTMLPIRWMPPESILYRKFSTESDVWSFGVVLWEIFTYGKQPWYQLSNTEAIECITQGRELERPRACPPDVYAIMRGCWQREPQQRLSMKDVHARLQALAQAPPSYLDVLG; from the exons ATGTGCCAAGGCCCACCCTCTGTGCCCCGTGTCCCCACAGACACTAACAGCACATCAAGAGACCCAGTGGAGAAGAAAGATGAAACCCCTTTTGGG GTCTCTGTGGCTGTGGGCCTAGCCgtctctgctgccctcttcctTTCTGCCCTCCTCCTCGTGCTCAACAAATGTGGACAAAGGAGCAAATTTGGGATCAACC GCCCTGCTGTGCTGGCTCCAGAGGATGGGCTGGCCATGTCCCTACACTTCATGACACTGGGTGGCAGTTCTCTTTCCCCTACTGAGGGCAAAGGCTCCGGACTCCAGGGCCACATCATGGAGAACCCACAGTACTTCAGTGATACTT GTGTCCATCACATCAAGCGCCAGGACATCATCCTCAAGTGGGAGCTAGGGGAGGGAGCCTTTGGAAAAGTCTTTCTTGCTGAGTGCTACAACCTTCTGAATGATCAGGACAAGATGCTGGTGGCTGTCAAG GCACTGAAGGAGGCCTCTGAGAATGCTCGCCAGGACTTTCAGCGTGAGGCAGAGCTGCTCACCATGCTACAGCATCAACACATCGTGCGCTTCTTTGGAGTCTGCACCGAGGGTGGCCCGTTGCTCATGGTCTTTGAGTACATGCGCCATGGGGACCTCAACCGTTTCCTCCG gTCCCATGGACCTGATGCAAAGCTGCTGGCTGGTGGTGAGGATGTGGcccctggccctctgggcctTGGGCAGCTTCTGGCTGTGGCTAGCCAGGTGGCTGCTGGTATGGTATACCTAGCTGGCCTGCACTTTGTGCACCGAGACCTGGCCACACGCAACTGTCTGGTGGGTCAGGGACTAGTGGTCAAGATTGGAGACTTTGGCATGAGCAGAGACATCTACAGCACAGACTATTACCGC GTGGGAGGTCGGACTATGTTGCCCATCCGCTGGATGCCACCCGAGAGCATCCTCTACCGCAAGTTCAGCACTGAGAGTGATGTGTGGAGCTTTGGAGTGGTGCTCTGGGAGATCTTCACCTATGGAAAGCAGCCCTGGTACCAGCTCTCCAACACCGAG GCGATCGAGTGCATCACGCAGGGCCGGGAGCTGGAGCGGCCACGCGCCTGCCCTCCTGATGTCTACGCCATCATGCGTGGCTGCTGGCAGCGAGAACCACAGCAGCGCCTCAGCATGAAGGATGTGCACGCTCGTCTGCAGGCCCTGGCACAGGCACCACCCAGTTACCTGGATGTTCTGGGCTAG